The Cydia amplana chromosome 23, ilCydAmpl1.1, whole genome shotgun sequence genome includes a region encoding these proteins:
- the LOC134658680 gene encoding transcription factor MafK, which yields MPNDLLKQLGGRKAIMAPLSPTPCAEISDDELVSISVRDLNRQLKMRGLTRDQIVRMKQRRRTLKNRGYAASCRIKRIEQKDELETEKSQEWHDMELMQEDNNRIRDEIEALRSKYDALKRFAVMKNIPLPPELELVP from the exons ATGCCtaatgatttattaaaacaGCTGGGCGGAAGGAAAGCAATCATG GCACCATTGTCCCCGACCCCCTGTGCGGAGATCAGTGATGATGAGCTGGTCTCCATCTCCGTGCGAGATCTGAACAGGCAGCTCAAAATGCGGGGGCTGACCAGGGATCAGATAGTcag AATGAAACAGCGGCGGCGGACTCTGAAAAACAGAGGCTACGCGGCGTCGTGTCGCATCAAACGAATCGAGCAGAAAGATGAACTTGAAACTGAGAAAAGCCAG GAATGGCATGACATGGAATTGATGCAGGAAGATAATAACCGCATCCGGGATGAAATAGAGGCTCTCCGGAGCAAATATGATGCCCTCAAACGGTTCGCTGTCATGAAGAACATACCTTTACCGCCTGAGCTAGAACTAGTGCCTTAA